The genomic region GGGCTCTCTGCTCAGGTCGGCGACGTCTCGGAATCGGTCTTCGCGCTCTTCTCGACGAAGGATCTCCTCTACTTCGCCGACATCCCTCTGCTCTACCTCTATTACAGGATATTCCGGCGGATATCGGTGCATCCCTTCTTCCGCGCCGTCACAAGCAGGCGCTTAGCCTGTGCGGCGCTGCTGCTCGCGCTTTCGTCGTCGGCGATCGCCTACCGCGTCCACAGCTACAACAAAAAAATCCGAGGCGTGCTGCGCTCGATGTGGGACCGCCCGGCCGTCTGCAACAACGTCGGGGCCGTCACCTACCGCCTCGCCGACACCTGGAACGCGGCGCGAGACCGGGCGAATAAGCGCACGCTCTCGGAAAGCGAGGTAAACGAAGCGAAGGAATGGTACGACGCTCAGCGTGCTTCCTTCAGCGTTCCGAAAGGCGTATTCGGCGCAGCTATAGGCAAAAACCTGATAGTGATCCAGGTCGAATCCCTTCAGCAGTTCGTGATAGGGCTGAAGTTCCTGGGACGCGAAGTGACGCCTAACCTCAACGAGTTCGCGCGCTCCGTTTCCTTCGCCGGCTCGGCCTACAATCAGACCAGCTCCGGCAACAGCTCCGACGCCGAATTCCTCGCGAACGCGGCCTTCTACCCCGCTTCGGCCGGAGTCGCCTACACGCGCTTCGCCGGCAACAGCTACGAGGCCCTGCCGAAATTCCTCAGAGAGAGAGGCTACAGGGCGATCGCGATGCACGGCGACAAGGCCGGCTTCTGGAACAGGGGACACATGTATCCGGCGCTCGGCTTCGAGCGCTTCGTAAGCAAAAAAGATTACAGTGTGGACGAGGTCATAGGCATGGGGCTGAGCGACAAAAGCTTCTTCACGCAGTCGCTGGCGATGCTGAAAAACGAGAAGCAGCCCTTCTACGCCTTCCTCGTAACCCTTTCGAGCCATTACCCCTTCAACTGGGAGGCGCTCGCCAAGCGCGCGGATTTCAGCATCGACGGATACAGGGGCACGGTCGTCGGCAACTATCTGAGCGCGATACACTATCTCGACCGCGAATTCGGCGAGTTCGTCAAGGGGCTGAAGGCCTCCGGCCTTTACGACGGCAGCGTCGTAGCGGTATACGGAGACCACACGGCGATACCGCGCTGGGATTCGCCGGCGCTTTCAAGGCTGCTCGGCGTAGACTTCTCTAAGGATCACAACTGGCGCTACACGCAGCGCGTGCCTTTGATGATAAACGTCCCGGGCGTCAAAAAGCTGCCCGTAAGCGCAAATAATTCTTTCGGCGTGATAAATCTCCCGCGCACGCTCGCGCTGCTCTTAGGCTTCGATTTCAGATACGGGCTGGGCGCGGACATGTTCGACGGCGCGCAGCGCCCGGTGATA from Synergistes jonesii harbors:
- a CDS encoding LTA synthase family protein, which translates into the protein MDAVNRFDRQMNHLLASRAVYRRAGRDYREFIFFAFMALSLFLKFYFLEGEVSGRVTRQPISVAASAAFCVLAVTLLSLAWRRARLPLSLACDLLLSLLVLTDVLHMRYYSDLFSFHNIGLSAQVGDVSESVFALFSTKDLLYFADIPLLYLYYRIFRRISVHPFFRAVTSRRLACAALLLALSSSAIAYRVHSYNKKIRGVLRSMWDRPAVCNNVGAVTYRLADTWNAARDRANKRTLSESEVNEAKEWYDAQRASFSVPKGVFGAAIGKNLIVIQVESLQQFVIGLKFLGREVTPNLNEFARSVSFAGSAYNQTSSGNSSDAEFLANAAFYPASAGVAYTRFAGNSYEALPKFLRERGYRAIAMHGDKAGFWNRGHMYPALGFERFVSKKDYSVDEVIGMGLSDKSFFTQSLAMLKNEKQPFYAFLVTLSSHYPFNWEALAKRADFSIDGYRGTVVGNYLSAIHYLDREFGEFVKGLKASGLYDGSVVAVYGDHTAIPRWDSPALSRLLGVDFSKDHNWRYTQRVPLMINVPGVKKLPVSANNSFGVINLPRTLALLLGFDFRYGLGADMFDGAQRPVIFRNGSFMAGDVFVAPQSKSAVNVRSGESADYGEYEGMGEAVKKTLAVSDRILEYDLMPRMLEGGKESAR